From the genome of Fusobacterium varium, one region includes:
- the ruvB gene encoding Holliday junction ATP-dependent DNA helicase RuvB, which translates to MDRVVTTSEMENDIEIQKTLRPRCFKDYIGQVSLKEKMSISIEAAKKRGGSIDHILLYGPPGLGKTTLAGVIATEMGANLKITSGPVLERAGDLAAILTSLEENDILFIDEIHRLNNTVEEILYPAMEDKELDIIIGKGPSARSIRIELPSFTLIGATTRAGLLSSPLRDRFGVTHRMEYYSEEEITDIILRGGNILGVKIEIDGAKELASRSRGTPRIANRLLKRVRDFCEIRGNGVIDREISLKALEILGIDSAGLDDLDRDIVNAIIDNYGGGPVGIDTLSLMLGEDKRTLEEVYEPYLVKIGYLKRTNRGRMVTEKAYEHFKGVKELGENEDKHKS; encoded by the coding sequence GTGGATAGAGTAGTTACAACTTCAGAAATGGAGAATGATATAGAAATTCAAAAAACTCTCAGACCGAGATGTTTTAAAGATTATATAGGGCAAGTTTCTTTAAAAGAAAAAATGTCAATCTCAATAGAAGCTGCAAAAAAAAGAGGTGGCTCTATTGATCATATTCTTTTATATGGACCTCCAGGTTTAGGAAAAACTACTCTTGCAGGGGTTATAGCTACCGAAATGGGAGCTAATTTAAAAATAACTTCTGGACCTGTATTGGAAAGAGCTGGGGATCTTGCAGCTATACTGACTTCATTAGAGGAAAATGATATACTTTTTATAGATGAGATACATAGATTGAATAATACAGTGGAGGAAATATTATATCCTGCCATGGAAGATAAAGAACTGGATATAATTATAGGAAAAGGTCCTTCAGCACGATCTATAAGAATAGAACTTCCAAGTTTTACTTTAATAGGAGCAACAACGAGAGCAGGACTTTTAAGTTCCCCATTAAGAGATAGATTCGGTGTAACTCATAGAATGGAATATTATAGCGAAGAGGAAATAACTGATATTATCCTCAGAGGTGGGAATATACTGGGAGTAAAAATCGAAATAGATGGAGCTAAAGAACTTGCAAGCAGGAGCAGAGGAACTCCAAGAATAGCAAATCGTCTTTTAAAAAGAGTAAGAGATTTTTGTGAAATAAGAGGAAATGGAGTAATAGACAGAGAAATCTCTTTAAAAGCATTGGAAATACTTGGAATAGATTCTGCTGGTCTAGATGATTTAGATAGAGATATAGTAAATGCTATCATAGATAACTATGGTGGAGGACCTGTTGGTATAGATACTCTTTCTCTTATGTTGGGAGAAGATAAAAGAACTCTGGAAGAGGTTTATGAACCTTATCTGGTAAAAATTGGTTACCTAAAAAGAACTAATAGAGGAAGAATGGTAACTGAAAAAGCATATGAACATTTTAAAGGTGTTAAGGAGCTGGGAGAAAATGAAGATAAGCACAAAAGTTAG
- a CDS encoding Predicted membrane protein has protein sequence MTELNTMLIKLALIVGIGAMIGWITNYVAIKMLFRPYKEINFGLFKIQGLIPKRKHEIAISIADTVQKELISLKDVTSTLDGEELEARMGNMIDKILDEKLEGELTKKFPMLAMFMSEDMLKKIKNMIKTSILENKDTIIEMFSNYLEEKVSFRDIIITNVDGFSLEKLEDITYSLAKKELKHIEVVGAILGGIIGFFQFGVSLFM, from the coding sequence ATGACAGAATTAAATACGATGTTGATAAAGTTAGCTCTTATAGTAGGAATAGGAGCAATGATTGGGTGGATAACAAATTATGTAGCTATCAAAATGCTTTTTAGACCTTATAAGGAAATAAATTTTGGGTTATTTAAAATACAAGGACTTATTCCTAAAAGGAAACATGAAATAGCTATAAGTATAGCAGATACTGTACAAAAAGAGCTCATATCTTTAAAAGATGTAACAAGCACTTTAGATGGAGAAGAATTAGAAGCAAGAATGGGAAATATGATAGATAAAATTCTTGATGAAAAGTTAGAAGGTGAATTAACTAAGAAGTTTCCTATGCTGGCAATGTTTATGAGTGAAGATATGCTAAAAAAAATTAAAAATATGATAAAAACTTCAATCCTTGAAAATAAAGATACTATCATAGAAATGTTTTCTAATTATTTAGAAGAAAAAGTAAGCTTTAGGGATATAATTATAACTAATGTAGATGGATTTTCCCTTGAGAAATTAGAAGATATAACATATTCACTTGCTAAGAAAGAATTAAAACATATAGAAGTGGTAGGAGCCATATTAGGAGGAATAATAGGGTTTTTTCAATTTGGAGTAAGTTTGTTTATGTAA
- the rpsA gene encoding 70 kDa antigen, with translation MSNNEYYEEFEALLNEYLPTEEKSKVRVTGVLSQVDRNFAYLDVPGQPTSVRVRSEELTNYNIGDEVEVLLIGETDEGEFIIGSRKRIDMEDNWKKLEEAFENKETVTGKIVKRVKGGYMVEAMFHQGFLPNSLSEISMKDGDKVVGEDITVMIKDIKPDKDKKGKKITFSKKDITLQKEEKEFAELKVGDVVEAEVADVLDFGLSLRLQHLRGFVHISEVSWKKLDKLSEKYKKGDKVEAKIISLEPEKKNVKLSIKVLTRNPWEVAAEQYAVDSIVEGKVTKILPYGVFVEIADGVEGLVHMSDFTWNKKRVSLNEFVQLGDTVKVKIIEFQPAERKLKLGIKQLSANPWDSAAERYAVGTELKGKVLEVKPFGIFAEVEPGVDVFIHQSDFNWQGEENKKFAAGDIVEFKVIELNTEDNKIKGSIKALRKSPWEVALETYKVGETVEKEIKNIMDFGLFINLSKGIDGFIPAQMASKDFVKNLKDKFTVGQVVKAQIVEIDKEKQRIKLSIKKIEIEEERRENQELLSKYGTSGEEN, from the coding sequence ATGTCTAATAACGAATATTATGAAGAATTTGAAGCTCTGTTGAATGAATATTTACCAACAGAGGAAAAATCAAAAGTAAGGGTAACAGGAGTATTATCTCAAGTGGATAGAAACTTTGCTTACTTAGATGTACCAGGGCAACCAACAAGTGTAAGAGTGAGAAGTGAAGAGTTAACAAACTATAATATAGGAGATGAAGTAGAAGTACTTCTTATCGGAGAAACTGATGAGGGAGAATTCATAATCGGTTCTAGAAAAAGAATAGATATGGAAGATAACTGGAAAAAATTAGAAGAAGCTTTTGAAAATAAAGAAACAGTAACTGGAAAAATAGTAAAAAGAGTAAAAGGTGGGTATATGGTGGAAGCTATGTTCCATCAAGGATTCCTTCCTAATTCTTTATCTGAAATTTCTATGAAAGATGGAGATAAAGTAGTTGGAGAAGATATTACAGTAATGATTAAGGATATCAAACCTGATAAAGATAAAAAAGGTAAAAAAATAACTTTCTCTAAAAAAGATATCACTCTTCAAAAAGAAGAAAAAGAATTTGCTGAATTAAAAGTAGGAGATGTAGTAGAAGCTGAAGTTGCAGATGTATTAGATTTTGGACTTTCTTTAAGATTACAGCACCTAAGAGGATTTGTTCATATTTCTGAAGTATCTTGGAAAAAATTAGATAAACTTAGCGAGAAATATAAAAAAGGAGATAAAGTAGAGGCTAAAATAATCTCTTTAGAACCTGAAAAGAAAAATGTTAAGTTATCTATAAAAGTTCTTACAAGAAATCCTTGGGAAGTAGCAGCTGAACAATATGCAGTAGATTCTATAGTAGAAGGAAAAGTAACTAAAATACTTCCATATGGAGTATTTGTAGAAATAGCTGATGGAGTAGAAGGACTTGTACATATGTCTGATTTCACATGGAATAAAAAAAGAGTAAGCTTGAATGAATTTGTTCAATTAGGAGATACTGTAAAAGTTAAAATAATTGAATTCCAACCAGCTGAGAGAAAACTAAAACTTGGAATAAAACAATTAAGTGCAAATCCTTGGGATAGTGCAGCTGAAAGATATGCAGTTGGAACTGAATTAAAAGGAAAAGTTCTTGAAGTAAAACCTTTTGGAATTTTTGCTGAAGTAGAACCAGGAGTAGATGTATTTATTCATCAATCTGATTTTAATTGGCAGGGAGAAGAAAATAAAAAATTCGCAGCTGGAGATATAGTAGAGTTTAAAGTTATTGAACTTAATACTGAAGATAATAAAATCAAAGGAAGTATCAAAGCTTTAAGAAAAAGTCCTTGGGAAGTAGCTCTTGAAACTTATAAAGTAGGAGAAACTGTAGAAAAAGAAATAAAAAATATTATGGACTTTGGATTATTTATCAACTTAAGTAAGGGAATAGATGGATTTATTCCAGCTCAAATGGCTTCTAAAGACTTTGTAAAAAATCTTAAAGATAAATTTACAGTAGGGCAAGTAGTAAAAGCTCAAATAGTTGAGATAGATAAAGAAAAACAAAGAATTAAATTATCTATTAAAAAAATAGAAATTGAAGAGGAAAGAAGAGAAAATCAAGAACTTCTTTCTAAATATGGAACTTCAGGAGAAGAGAACTAA
- the ispH gene encoding 4-hydroxy-3-methylbut-2-enyl diphosphate reductase, whose protein sequence is MEIIRAKHMGFCFGVSGAIETCYNVLKETENLGKKIYILGMLVHNEFVVKKLEKEGFETIEEEDILKKRDKLKSGDIVIIRAHGTSEKVYNMLKEKNIKIYDATCIFVTQIRKTLIEMEAKGYDILFVGDKEHPEVKGIISFGKNIQVFKNLEEILKAEIKKDKKYCLLTQTTLNKKILEKIKSFLENHYSNVKISDKVCGATQVRQQAVEELSKNVDMLLVVGGKNSSNTKKLYDISKSINESTYLVQDESEIKKEWFRGCEKIGITAGASTPEEIVINIENKIRGIFNV, encoded by the coding sequence ATGGAGATAATAAGAGCTAAACATATGGGATTCTGCTTTGGAGTATCAGGAGCTATTGAAACATGTTATAATGTATTAAAAGAAACTGAAAATTTAGGAAAGAAAATATATATACTTGGAATGCTTGTTCACAACGAATTTGTGGTAAAAAAGCTTGAAAAAGAAGGTTTTGAAACAATAGAAGAAGAGGACATTTTAAAAAAAAGAGATAAGTTGAAAAGTGGGGACATAGTTATAATAAGAGCCCATGGGACATCAGAAAAAGTATATAATATGTTGAAAGAAAAAAATATAAAAATATATGATGCAACTTGCATTTTTGTAACTCAAATAAGAAAAACTCTTATAGAAATGGAAGCCAAGGGATATGATATTTTATTTGTAGGAGATAAAGAACACCCAGAGGTGAAAGGAATAATATCTTTTGGAAAAAACATTCAAGTTTTTAAAAATCTTGAAGAGATTTTAAAGGCAGAAATAAAGAAGGATAAAAAATATTGTCTTTTAACACAGACAACTTTAAATAAAAAAATTTTAGAAAAAATAAAAAGTTTCTTGGAAAATCACTATTCAAATGTTAAGATATCAGATAAGGTGTGTGGAGCAACACAAGTACGACAGCAAGCAGTAGAGGAATTATCAAAAAATGTAGATATGTTATTAGTCGTTGGAGGTAAAAATAGCTCTAATACTAAGAAACTTTATGATATATCAAAATCAATAAATGAATCCACTTACTTAGTCCAAGATGAAAGCGAGATAAAAAAAGAGTGGTTCAGAGGCTGTGAAAAAATAGGTATCACAGCTGGAGCATCAACACCAGAAGAAATAGTAATTAATATAGAAAATAAAATAAGGGGGATCTTTAATGTCTAA
- the crh gene encoding Catabolite repression HPr produces the protein MKSRKVQIKNKAGLHARPSSLFVQLVTGYDSDIIVKCDDEEINGKSIMGLMLLAAEQGRTLELIADGPDEDEMLDALVDLIEVKKFNEE, from the coding sequence ATGAAAAGCAGAAAGGTTCAAATAAAAAATAAAGCAGGACTCCATGCAAGACCTTCATCGTTATTCGTTCAATTGGTTACAGGGTATGACTCTGATATAATAGTCAAGTGTGATGATGAAGAAATAAATGGAAAAAGTATAATGGGACTTATGCTTTTAGCAGCTGAGCAAGGAAGAACATTAGAATTAATTGCTGATGGTCCAGACGAAGATGAAATGTTAGATGCATTAGTAGATTTGATAGAAGTTAAAAAATTCAATGAGGAATAG
- the ptsI_2 gene encoding Phosphoenolpyruvate-protein phosphotransferase: MEILKGTFAFEGIVIGRVFLDRKELTNNGITTLLDEREVESEIERFRDGLEMSKESLERLKTSLAGKIGEKDLEIITAHLMVLDDPVYISDIEKYIQKNRTKAEDSVKIVTDKYISLFNKLENPIYRQKVLDIKDVEKRIIRNLNSRKNEWVDLNGKILITEEIFPTELLNIYHENIKLKGIIMEYGGETSHLAILAKALEIPTLMGIKNIFSYDWKKDVILDTTEQNSCVIIEPDEKTLEEYKSKIEKFNHKKEEMEKTAFLPAVTLDGIEVSLNLNISGKTTKEEIEAVSPDGIGLLRTELLYMKSNSFPDEEEQLASYNEIIKNFDEKSSIIIRTLDIGADKQLPYFQMKNEMNSFLGLRGIRFSLSEKNIFKIQLRAILRAAYNRNVKLMYPMITNISEIREANILLEEVKKELKQEGKNFKEDIEVGIMIEVPSAVLMADIFAQEVDFFSIGTNDLTQYILAADRLSETVSDMYDSYNPAVLRAVFQIKEAADKYGKSVSICGEMAGQQKAIVAFLSMGITNLSMVSGSILAARALIRNLDYTSLKPLRTKILQCRDSNEVKEILKNYI; the protein is encoded by the coding sequence GTGGAGATTTTGAAGGGAACTTTTGCTTTTGAAGGGATTGTAATAGGAAGAGTATTTTTAGACAGAAAAGAATTGACTAACAATGGAATAACTACACTTTTAGATGAAAGAGAAGTAGAGAGTGAAATCGAAAGATTCAGAGATGGACTGGAAATGTCAAAAGAATCTTTAGAACGTTTAAAAACAAGTCTTGCTGGAAAAATAGGAGAAAAAGACCTAGAAATAATAACAGCACATCTTATGGTTCTTGATGACCCTGTATATATTTCTGATATTGAAAAATATATACAAAAAAACAGAACAAAAGCTGAAGACTCTGTTAAAATAGTTACAGATAAATATATTTCTTTGTTTAATAAATTAGAAAATCCTATATATAGACAAAAAGTATTAGATATAAAAGATGTAGAAAAACGAATAATTAGAAATTTAAACTCAAGAAAAAATGAATGGGTTGATTTAAATGGAAAGATACTCATAACAGAGGAAATATTCCCAACTGAATTATTAAATATATATCATGAAAATATAAAGTTAAAAGGGATTATCATGGAATATGGTGGGGAAACTTCTCATCTTGCAATTTTAGCAAAAGCTTTGGAAATACCTACTTTAATGGGAATAAAAAATATTTTTAGTTATGATTGGAAAAAAGATGTAATTTTAGATACTACTGAACAGAATTCTTGTGTTATAATAGAACCAGATGAAAAAACTTTAGAAGAATATAAGAGTAAAATAGAAAAGTTTAATCATAAAAAAGAAGAGATGGAAAAAACTGCTTTTTTGCCTGCTGTAACATTAGATGGAATAGAAGTTTCGTTGAATTTAAATATCAGTGGAAAAACTACAAAAGAAGAAATAGAAGCTGTTTCTCCAGATGGAATAGGATTGTTAAGAACAGAGCTTCTTTATATGAAAAGCAATAGTTTTCCAGATGAAGAAGAACAACTTGCTTCATATAATGAAATAATTAAGAATTTTGATGAAAAAAGTTCTATAATTATAAGAACACTGGATATAGGAGCAGATAAACAGCTTCCATATTTTCAAATGAAAAATGAGATGAATTCATTTTTAGGTTTAAGAGGTATAAGGTTTTCTTTAAGTGAAAAAAATATATTTAAGATACAATTGAGGGCAATACTTAGAGCAGCCTATAATAGAAACGTAAAGTTGATGTACCCAATGATTACCAATATAAGTGAAATAAGAGAAGCAAATATACTTTTGGAAGAAGTAAAAAAAGAATTAAAGCAGGAAGGTAAAAATTTTAAAGAAGATATAGAAGTAGGAATAATGATTGAGGTACCTTCAGCAGTGCTGATGGCAGATATTTTTGCTCAAGAAGTAGATTTTTTTAGTATTGGAACAAATGATTTAACACAATATATATTAGCTGCTGATCGTTTATCAGAAACAGTTTCAGATATGTATGATAGTTATAACCCAGCTGTATTAAGAGCTGTTTTTCAAATAAAAGAAGCTGCAGATAAGTATGGAAAATCTGTATCAATCTGTGGAGAAATGGCAGGGCAGCAAAAAGCTATAGTAGCGTTTTTAAGTATGGGGATTACAAATCTGAGTATGGTAAGTGGGTCAATACTTGCAGCTAGAGCATTGATAAGGAATCTTGATTATACTTCACTAAAACCTCTTAGAACAAAAATTCTTCAATGCCGAGATTCAAATGAAGTAAAGGAAATTTTAAAAAATTATATATAG
- the glnA_1 gene encoding Glutamine synthetase, protein MNTMLEVFGIHYFSELELKSRVPSSIFKKFKSVQLGEAEMSLEVADIIASAVKSWATEKGATHFTHWFQPLTELTAEKHESFISITSDGSIMSQFSGKDLIKGEADTSSFPNGGLRSTFEARGYTAWDTSSPMFLKGEGISKSLYIPTAFVGYNGEALDKKVPLLKSIKSVEAQALRIQRLLGDDKTKHIDVTLGAEQEYFLVEKEFWDKRLDLALAGRTLFGNLPPKGQEMNDHYYGTIKERVECFMAELDAELWKVGVMAKTKHNEVAPNQFELALMFTSANVAVDQNHITMDIIKKVANRHHLAALLHEKPFQGVNGSGKHCNWSLATDTGINLFNPDNLSKDNLQFLLYIMAVVEGIDRYADILRACTATPGNDHRLGGHEAPPAVISIFLGEQLQELLENIGNSEFNESADGGTLDIGVHIPKIAKDLSDRNRTSPFAFTGNKFEFRMPGSSASASTPVFMINTIVADILKEYADYLEKTDPTKHINKYIIKLIKDRYPKHKRIIFNGNGYENSWIEQAKELGLSNLKNTIEGIPVFIREETINLFERNKVLSRNELYSRFKVYSERYNKQTNIEISTAIRMARNEIYPCISRYITNISQMINSVREALGEEQFIQYDKEHLIKVIGYKNQLKDTITELNEGLKTAVAIPDEYERACYYNNELIPVLTRMRTIVDALELLVEKSVWPIPTYYDLLFRL, encoded by the coding sequence ATGAACACTATGCTAGAAGTATTTGGTATCCATTATTTTTCCGAGCTTGAATTAAAGAGCAGAGTTCCTAGCTCAATATTCAAGAAATTTAAGTCTGTTCAACTTGGAGAGGCAGAAATGTCTTTAGAAGTAGCAGATATCATTGCCAGCGCCGTAAAAAGCTGGGCCACTGAGAAAGGTGCCACTCACTTCACACACTGGTTTCAACCACTTACTGAGTTAACTGCTGAAAAGCACGAATCATTCATCTCTATCACTTCTGATGGGTCTATCATGTCTCAATTTTCTGGAAAAGATCTTATAAAAGGAGAAGCTGATACTTCTTCATTCCCAAATGGTGGACTTAGATCTACTTTTGAAGCACGTGGATATACTGCTTGGGATACTAGTTCTCCAATGTTTCTAAAAGGAGAGGGTATATCTAAATCATTATATATTCCTACTGCTTTTGTTGGATACAATGGAGAAGCTCTTGATAAAAAAGTACCTCTTTTAAAATCTATAAAATCCGTTGAAGCACAAGCTTTAAGAATTCAAAGACTTCTTGGAGATGATAAAACTAAACACATTGATGTAACATTAGGTGCTGAACAAGAATATTTTCTAGTTGAAAAAGAATTCTGGGATAAACGTCTTGATCTTGCCCTTGCTGGAAGAACTCTTTTTGGTAATCTACCTCCAAAAGGTCAAGAAATGAACGATCACTATTATGGAACAATTAAAGAAAGAGTAGAATGCTTCATGGCCGAACTTGATGCTGAACTTTGGAAAGTTGGGGTTATGGCAAAAACTAAACATAATGAAGTTGCTCCTAACCAATTTGAACTTGCTCTTATGTTTACTTCTGCCAATGTAGCTGTAGACCAAAATCACATCACTATGGATATTATCAAAAAAGTGGCAAATAGACATCATCTTGCTGCTCTTCTTCACGAGAAACCTTTCCAAGGAGTAAATGGATCTGGAAAGCATTGCAACTGGTCGCTTGCAACTGATACAGGAATAAATCTTTTCAATCCTGATAATTTATCAAAAGATAATTTACAATTCCTTCTTTATATAATGGCTGTAGTTGAAGGTATAGATAGATATGCAGATATCCTAAGAGCATGTACTGCCACTCCTGGAAATGATCACAGACTTGGAGGTCATGAAGCTCCTCCAGCTGTAATTTCAATATTCCTTGGTGAACAATTACAAGAACTTTTAGAAAATATAGGAAATAGCGAATTTAATGAATCTGCTGATGGAGGTACTCTTGATATAGGAGTTCATATTCCTAAAATCGCAAAAGATCTTTCTGATAGAAATAGAACTTCTCCATTTGCATTCACAGGAAATAAATTTGAATTTAGAATGCCTGGATCAAGTGCATCTGCTTCTACACCAGTATTTATGATTAATACTATTGTCGCTGACATTTTAAAAGAATATGCAGATTACCTTGAAAAAACTGATCCTACAAAGCATATAAACAAATATATAATAAAACTTATTAAAGATAGATATCCTAAACATAAAAGAATCATATTCAATGGAAATGGATATGAAAATAGTTGGATTGAGCAAGCAAAAGAACTTGGACTTTCAAACTTAAAAAATACTATAGAAGGAATTCCTGTATTTATAAGAGAAGAAACTATTAATCTTTTTGAAAGAAATAAAGTCTTATCTAGAAATGAACTTTATTCAAGATTCAAAGTCTATAGTGAAAGATATAACAAACAAACAAATATAGAAATCTCTACTGCTATAAGAATGGCAAGAAACGAAATATATCCATGTATTTCAAGATATATAACTAATATTTCTCAAATGATAAATAGTGTAAGAGAAGCTCTGGGTGAAGAACAATTCATTCAATATGATAAGGAACATTTAATTAAAGTAATAGGATATAAAAATCAACTTAAAGATACTATCACTGAATTAAACGAAGGATTAAAAACAGCAGTTGCTATTCCAGATGAATATGAAAGAGCATGTTATTATAATAATGAACTTATACCTGTTCTTACTCGTATGAGAACTATTGTAGATGCACTTGAATTATTGGTGGAAAAATCTGTTTGGCCTATACCTACTTACTATGATTTATTATTCAGACTATAA
- a CDS encoding DUF218 domain, with protein sequence MISEAEAMEIYLSKRDIPIKNIIKEDKSTSTYENLKFSDEIIKQKGITGDIAVMSNSFHMYRVKIISEKLNFPLKTVYAETPAIVFPNYMLREYFALLNEYRKN encoded by the coding sequence TTGATATCTGAAGCAGAAGCTATGGAGATATATCTTTCTAAAAGAGATATTCCTATCAAAAATATAATTAAAGAAGATAAGTCTACATCTACTTATGAAAATCTAAAGTTCTCTGATGAAATAATCAAACAAAAAGGGATAACTGGAGATATAGCTGTTATGTCCAATAGCTTTCATATGTACAGAGTAAAAATAATATCTGAAAAATTAAATTTCCCTTTAAAAACTGTTTATGCAGAAACTCCAGCAATAGTCTTTCCCAATTATATGTTAAGAGAATATTTTGCTCTTCTTAATGAATATAGAAAAAATTAA
- a CDS encoding Putative zinc ribbon domain produces MNEKYCQSCGMPMGNTDELYGTNADGKKNSDYCIYCFENGKFKDDVTMNEMIEFCVPHMAEAHPEITEEKARQMMKEFFPHLKRWKKD; encoded by the coding sequence ATGAATGAAAAATATTGCCAAAGCTGTGGAATGCCTATGGGAAATACTGATGAACTTTATGGAACTAATGCAGATGGTAAAAAAAATAGTGATTACTGCATCTATTGTTTTGAAAATGGAAAATTCAAAGATGATGTCACTATGAATGAAATGATTGAATTTTGTGTTCCTCATATGGCTGAAGCACACCCTGAAATTACTGAAGAAAAAGCAAGACAGATGATGAAAGAATTTTTCCCACATCTAAAACGTTGGAAAAAAGACTAG
- a CDS encoding N-carbamoylsarcosine amidase, which yields MKKTVLLVVDVQTALILYGMHDAEKVTDNINSLIKICRTKGIEVIFVRHNSGKGSELEYGTSGWEIYSKLQPAENEKIFEKIYNSALRKTGLKEYLESKNIERIILTGMQTEYCIDATCKAAFEYGYELIIPKDTVTTCDNGKFSAMDLNDFYMNNIWKNRFAQVIDIENIEF from the coding sequence ATGAAGAAAACAGTATTACTTGTAGTAGATGTTCAGACAGCTCTGATTTTGTATGGTATGCATGATGCTGAAAAAGTAACCGACAACATCAATTCTCTTATAAAAATATGCAGAACAAAAGGGATAGAAGTCATATTTGTAAGACATAACAGTGGGAAAGGCAGTGAACTTGAATATGGAACTTCTGGGTGGGAAATATACAGTAAACTTCAACCTGCTGAAAATGAAAAAATATTTGAAAAAATCTATAACAGTGCTTTAAGAAAAACAGGATTGAAAGAATATCTTGAAAGTAAGAATATTGAAAGAATTATATTGACTGGAATGCAGACAGAATATTGCATAGATGCTACTTGTAAAGCAGCTTTTGAATATGGATATGAGCTGATTATTCCCAAAGATACAGTAACTACTTGTGATAATGGAAAGTTTAGTGCTATGGATTTGAATGATTTTTATATGAATAATATTTGGAAAAATCGTTTTGCACAAGTAATAGATATTGAGAATATAGAATTTTAA
- the ybbH_2 gene encoding Uncharacterized HTH-type transcriptional regulator ybbH, translating into MYSFFSNLKKCRDNSDLYPSIEVVIASYILENHDFIPEMSIKEFAKKCNTSISTISRFCQRINDSDFKTLKEECRIYNSFLKEKEVHRKNEKKNYFIDLNKSLLETEKLNNEIIYNQAINLIKKSKKIYFFGTSFSNILAQNASEKFMRLGKNTICPLAASSQNIEVKKIEENDLAFIISFSNNNFQMNRIKKYLREKKINTIFITSKKDSKNTKEIFLMVSSKIYKEFESPLIQEIAINYIINNLYLKYVENLDKK; encoded by the coding sequence ATGTATTCATTTTTTTCAAATCTAAAAAAATGTAGGGATAATAGTGATTTGTATCCCAGTATAGAAGTTGTAATTGCTAGTTATATATTAGAAAATCATGACTTTATCCCAGAGATGTCAATAAAAGAGTTTGCTAAAAAATGTAATACTTCAATATCTACTATATCAAGATTTTGTCAGAGAATAAATGACAGTGATTTTAAAACATTAAAGGAAGAATGTAGAATATACAATAGTTTTCTTAAAGAAAAAGAAGTTCATAGAAAAAATGAAAAGAAGAATTATTTCATAGATCTTAATAAATCATTATTAGAAACTGAAAAACTAAATAATGAAATAATATATAATCAAGCAATAAATTTAATTAAGAAATCTAAAAAAATATATTTTTTTGGAACTTCATTTTCAAATATATTGGCTCAAAATGCTAGCGAAAAGTTTATGAGATTAGGGAAAAATACTATATGTCCACTTGCAGCTTCTTCACAAAATATAGAGGTTAAAAAAATAGAAGAAAATGATTTGGCATTTATAATAAGTTTTTCAAATAATAATTTTCAAATGAATAGAATAAAAAAATATTTAAGAGAGAAAAAAATAAATACTATATTTATAACATCTAAAAAAGATTCTAAAAATACAAAGGAGATATTTTTAATGGTATCTTCAAAAATATACAAGGAATTTGAATCTCCTTTGATACAAGAGATAGCAATAAACTATATAATAAATAACCTTTATTTGAAATATGTAGAAAATTTAGATAAAAAATAA